Proteins encoded together in one Lathyrus oleraceus cultivar Zhongwan6 chromosome 5, CAAS_Psat_ZW6_1.0, whole genome shotgun sequence window:
- the LOC127081632 gene encoding AAA-ATPase At2g46620 produces the protein MVWLWATSMTISSIFFIFVLFFLILRFFRKTSALHILKRWWLSFESRLHLHQSFKIPLYDHNFRENQLYRKIITYLDSLPSVQDSDFTNLFSGANPSDIFLHLDANQTVHDTFLGAKLSWTNNTVAGDSASALVLRMKKKDKRRVFQQYFQHILSVADEIEQRRKKDIKLFMNSGSGETYRWRSVPFTHPASFETVAMDVELKNKVKTDLDQFLKSKQYYNRLGRVWKRSYLLYGASGTGKSSFVAAMAKFLCYDVYDIDVSKVVDGSDWKTLLMQTTPKSMILIEDLDRLLAGKSTAVNLSSVLNFMDGIMSCCGEERVMVFTMNGTKDEVDQAVLRPGRVDVHIHFPLCDFSTFKILANSYLGLKEHKLFPQVEEVFQTGARLSPAEVGEIMISNRNSPSRALKTVITAMQVQSNGQGQRLSNSGSGRSSDEVSDANGVICRESVHTVREFRKLYGLLRLGSRRKEESGYSGPIEKEPPRIEGRVG, from the coding sequence ATGGTTTGGCTTTGGGCCACTTCCATGACAATCTCTTCCATCTTCTTCATTTTCGTTCTCTTTTTCTTAATCCTTCGGTTCTTCCGTAAAACCTCTGCACTTCATATTCTGAAACGCTGGTGGCTTTCGTTTGAAAGCCGTCTTCATCTTCACCAATCCTTCAAAATTCCGCTCTACGATCATAATTTCCGAGAAAATCAGCTTTACCGTAAAATTATTACTTACCTTGATTCATTACCTTCCGTTCAGGACTCCGATTTCACCAACCTCTTCTCCGGTGCCAATCCCTCTGATATTTTCCTTCATCTCGATGCGAATCAAACCGTTCACGATACTTTCTTAGGAGCTAAGCTTTCTTGGACGAACAACACTGTTGCCGGCGACTCCGCTTCTGCGCTCGTTCTTAGAATGAAAAAGAAAGATAAGCGTAGGGTTTTTCAGCAGTACTTCCAGCATATTCTATCTGTAGCAGACGAAATTGAACAGCGAAGGAAGAAGGATATAAAACTGTTCATGAATTCCGGCTCCGGGGAAACATATAGGTGGCGTTCGGTTCCGTTTACTCATCCGGCAAGCTTCGAAACGGTGGCGATGGACGTAGAACTGAAAAACAAGGTTAAAACAGATCTGGATCAGTTTCTGAAATCAAAGCAGTACTACAATAGATTAGGCCGCGTTTGGAAGAGGAGTTACCTTCTCTACGGTGCTTCCGGTACTGGAAAATCTAGTTTCGTAGCTGCTATGGCGAAGTTTCTCTGCTATGACGTTTACGATATCGACGTTTCCAAGGTGGTGGACGGTTCCGATTGGAAAACGCTGTTGATGCAAACAACGCCGAAGTCAATGATCTTGATCGAGGATCTCGATCGTTTATTAGCGGGAAAATCAACGGCTGTTAACTTATCAAGTGTATTGAACTTCATGGATGGGATAATGTCCTGTTGCGGTGAAGAGCGTGTGATGGTGTTCACGATGAATGGTACAAAAGATGAAGTTGATCAAGCGGTGTTAAGACCTGGGAGAGTTGATGTTCACATACACTTCCCCTTATGTGATTTCTCCACCTTTAAGATTCTAGCAAATAGTTATTTAGGGTTGAAGGAACACAAGCTTTTCCCTCAGGTGGAAGAGGTTTTTCAGACGGGTGCACGGCTCAGCCCGGCGGAAGTTGGTGAGATTATGATATCGAACCGGAATTCGCCGAGCCGGGCCTTGAAAACCGTTATAACCGCTATGCAGGTGCAATCCAACGGGCAGGGGCAGAGGTTGAGCAATAGTGGGTCGGGTCGGAGCTCCGATGAGGTTAGCGATGCAAATGGTGTGATATGTAGAGAGAGTGTTCATACGGTGAGGGAGTTTCGGAAGTTGTATGGGCTTTTGCGTTTGGGAAGTAGGAGGAAGGAGGAGTCTGGTTATTCGGGTCCCATAGAGAAAGAACCGCCGCGCATAGAGGGTCGGGTCGGATAA